From a region of the Equus przewalskii isolate Varuska chromosome 2, EquPr2, whole genome shotgun sequence genome:
- the PEX10 gene encoding peroxisome biogenesis factor 10 yields the protein MAAVAVAAASPPAVVRAAQKDDYYRGGLRSAAGGALHSLAGAKKWLEWRKEIELLSDVAYFGLTTLAGYQTLGEEYVSIIQVDPSQSRVPSRLRRTVLVTLHTVLPYLLDKALLHLEHELQADSDGTWSSQGSLAPGVRSRSGTRRWLHRHVANLTEQQKKALLRATLVLRQGLSCLQRLHVAWFYIHGAFYHLAKRLTGVTYLHVRRPLAEDLRARTSYRLLGLVSLLHLALSTGLQLYGFRQRQRARREWKLHPSLSYRRSHVEERAVSRNSLCTLCLEERRHSTATPCGHLFCWECITQWCDTKAECPLCREKFPPQKLVYLRHYR from the exons ATGGCCGCTGTGGCTGTCGCGGCCGCCAGTCCCCCGGCGGTGGTTCGCGCGGCTCAGAAGGACGACTACTACCGCGGCGGGCTGCGGAGCGCGGCGGGCGGCGCCCTGCACAGCCTTGCGG gtgCGAAGAAGTGGCTGGAGTGGAGGAAAGAGATTGAGTTGCTGTCGGATGTAGCCTACTTTGGCCTCACCACGCTTGCAG GCTACCAGACCCTCGGGGAGGAGTATGTCAGCATCATCCAGGTGGACCCATCCCAGAGCCGTGTGCCCTCAAGGCTGCGCCGCACTGTGCTGGTCACACTGCACACCGTCCTGCCCTACCTGCTGGACAAGGCGCTCCTCCACCTGGAGCATGAGCTGCAGGCCGACAGCGATGGCACCTGGTCCTCCCAGGGCAGCCTGGCACCTGGCGTGCGCAGCCGGTCAGGGACAAGGCGCTGGTTGCACCGGCACGTGGCCAACCTGACAGAGCAGCAGAAGAAGGCGCTCCTGCGGGCCACCTTGGTGCTCAGGCAGGGCCTCAGCTGCCTCCAGCGGCTCCACGTCGCCTGGTTCTATATCCATGGCGCCTTCTACCACCTGGCCAAGAGGCTCACCGGAGTCACCTAT CTCCACGTCCGCCGCCCACTTGCAGAGGACCTCAGGGCTCGCACAAGCTACAGGCTGCTGGGGCTCGTCTCCCTTCTGCACCTGGCGTTGTCCACAGGCCTGCAGCTGTATGGCTTCCGGCAGAGGCAGCGTGCCCGGAGGGAGTGGAAGCTGCACCCCAGCTTGTCGTACCGCAG GAGCCACGTGGAAGAGAGGGCAGTTTCCAGAAACTCCCTGTGTACCCTGTGCCTGGAAGAACGCAGACATTCGACAGCCACGCCCTGTGGCCACCTGTTCTGCTGGGAGTGCATCACCCAGTGGTGCGACACCAAG GCGGAGTGTCCCCTCTGCAGGGAGAAGTTCCCTCCCCAGAAGCTCGTCTACCTGCGGCACTATCGCTGA
- the RER1 gene encoding protein RER1, giving the protein MSEGDSIGDSVHGKPSVVYRFFTRLGQIYQSWLDRSTPYTAVRWAATLGLSFVYMVRVYLLQGWYIVTYALGIYHLNLFIAFLSPKVDPSLMEDSDDGPSLPTKQNEEFRPFIRRLPEFKFWHAATKGILVAMVCTFFEAFNVPVFWPILVMYFIMLFCITMKRQIKHMIKYRYIPFTHGKRTYKGKEDVGKTFSS; this is encoded by the exons ATGTCTGAAGGGGACAGTATTGGAGATTCCGTCCATGGGAAACCTTCTGtggtgtacagatttttcacaaGACTTGGACAG ATCTATCAGTCCTGGCTCGACAGGTCTACGCCTTACACGGCTGTGCGCTGGGCGGCGACGCTGGGCCTGAGCTTCGTCTACATGGTCCGAGTCTACCTGCTGCAG ggCTGGTACATCGTGACCTACGCCTTGGGGATCTACCACCTAAACCTTTTCATAGCTTTCCTTTCTCCGAAAGTGGATCCTTCCTTGATGGAAGATTCAG ATGACGGCCCCTCGTTACCAACCAAACAGAATGAGGAGTTCCGGCCCTTCATTCGCAGGCTCCCAGAGTTTAAATTTTG gCACGCAGCGACCAAGGGCATCCTCGTGGCCATGGTCTGTACCTTCTTTGAGGCTTTCAACGTCCCAGTGTTCTGGCCCATCCTGGTGATGTACTTCATCATGCTTTTCTGTATCACAATGAAGAGGCAAATAAAG CACATGATCAAGTACCGGTACATCCCGTTCACGCACGGCAAGAGGACGTACAAGGGCAAGGAGGACGTGGGCAAGACCTTCTCGAGTTAG